The Schistocerca gregaria isolate iqSchGreg1 chromosome 2, iqSchGreg1.2, whole genome shotgun sequence genome contains the following window.
GTAAGTTGAATCAAAGAAAGACGGTTAGGGAGAGAGTTCGTGGAGTAGTTATCGTCTGATAAAGTGGAGTGAGGATGGGAATGTAGGGCTCACCACTGGCCTGGTTGATCAACCGTGGTAAGGCAAAGGGTAGGGGTGTGGAGCGGGGGCGGGGTGGGCGGGAAGACGCggaggctgcgggggcggcggcgcgggGTGACCGACGCGCTTCACGACCGCCTGGAAGCCGTTATGGTCGTCGGCCGTGTACTCGACGATGCGCGTCGTGCCGTCGGCGTCGACGAGCGAGTAGGCGCCGGTgacgcggtcgccgtcgcggtgcTCCCACTGCGTCTTGGCGTCGCCCGTGTGGCCGTCGCGCACCGCGTAGTCGAAGCGGTACTGGGGCGGCGCCACGTAGTCGTAGATGATCTcgtgctgcgggggcggcggcggcggcggcgggggcggcgcgtggTGCAGCAGCCCGGCGTGGGCGGCGGCCGCTGCGCACACTACGAGGACGACGGCCACTGCGGATTTCATGACGGCGGGGGTGGAGCTGGGCGATGAGTGGTGTCGGCTACCGGTAGCGCACAGCCTTATATACGGGACACACCTGGTGCTGCGACAGAGCGAAAGTTGCGGACCGCTCAGCGGGAGGTGGGTAATGGACCAGAGCGGCCATGAAAATGCTGGGCTCGTAATAACTGTACAGCATGTGTCTAAGGAGTGGCCTGTTACTCTGTACTTCGCACACAGATGGTAAACATTTATAACTTGTATGTACGTTGCTGATGAACCTAAACAGTTAATTGAATTTAAGTGAGACTATATTTTGACCTGCATGAAGTTAAATGTCTGCACAATTCCCTGGTTGGGAGTGCGATTCCataaccaaagaaagcaggtgctgacggatgtgaaaattaccgaactatcagtttaataagtcaccgtttgcaaaatactaacacgaattatatacaggcgaatggaaaaactggtagaagccgacctctgggaacatcagtctggattccgcagaaatgtaggaacacgcgaggcagatctgaccctacgatttatcttagaagctaggctaaggaaaggcaaatctatgtttatagcatttgtagattttcataaagcttttgacagtgttgactggtatactctctttcaaatgctgaaggtggcaggggtaaaatacaaggaaaggaaggctatttataacttgtaaaGACACCAGAagtcagttctaagagtcgagaggcatgaaaggggagcaatggttgagaagggagcgagacaggaatttagtctatcctcgatgttattcaatctgtacattgaactagctgtaaaggaaaccaaagaaaacttgggagtaggagttaaaatccagggaaaagaaataaaaactttttcctatgacactgtaattctgtcagagatagcaaagggattggaagagcagttgaacggaatgtacactgtcttgaaaggaaggtaaaggaagaacatcaacaaaaagaaaactaggatagtggaatgtagtcgaattaaatcaggtgatgctgaggaatttggaTTAGGAAATGGTTAGGAACTGGTTtagtattttggcagcaaaataattaaggatggtcgaagtagtgaagatataaaatgtacactggcaatggcaaggaaagcgtttctgaagaatagaaatgtgttaacgtcaagtatagatttaagcgtcaggaagtcttttctgaaagtatttgtatggagtgaagccatgtatggatgtgaaatacgaacgataaacagtttagacaagaagagaatagaagcttttgatatgtggagctactgaagaatgctgaagattacatgggtagatcacgtaactaatgaggtagtgaacagaattgggaagaagagggatttgcgcacaacttgactagaagaaggtatcagttgataggacacattctgcggcatcaagggatcaccaatttagtactggagataagcgtggagggtaaaaatcgtagagggagacgaagagataaatacactaagcaaattcacaaggatgttggttgcagtagttactcgaagatgaaatggctggcacaggatagagtagcatggagagctgcatcaaaccagtctttggacagaaggcaacaacaacaa
Protein-coding sequences here:
- the LOC126336447 gene encoding cuticle protein 7-like, whose translation is MKSAVAVVLVVCAAAAAHAGLLHHAPPPPPPPPPPQHEIIYDYVAPPQYRFDYAVRDGHTGDAKTQWEHRDGDRVTGAYSLVDADGTTRIVEYTADDHNGFQAVVKRVGHPAPPPPQPPRLPAHPAPAPHPYPLPYHG